In the Caviibacter abscessus genome, one interval contains:
- the gmk gene encoding guanylate kinase yields the protein MKGKLFIVSGPSGSGKSTITKKVRDILNIPLSISATTRKARVGEIDGKDYYFLSVEEFETKIKNKEFFEYANVHGNYYGTLISQIDKELSNGKNVILEIDVQGGLIAKSKRPDAVLVFCKTENEIILEKRLRNRNTDDEEIIAKRLENAKKELEYENQYDYVIINKDLNESINKLIDIINGDNDGK from the coding sequence ATGAAGGGAAAATTATTTATTGTTTCCGGACCATCAGGTTCTGGTAAATCAACGATAACAAAAAAAGTTAGGGATATATTAAATATACCACTATCTATTTCAGCAACTACAAGAAAAGCAAGAGTTGGAGAAATTGATGGGAAAGATTATTATTTTTTATCAGTTGAAGAATTTGAAACTAAAATAAAAAATAAGGAATTTTTTGAATATGCGAATGTTCACGGAAATTATTATGGAACGTTAATATCTCAAATTGATAAGGAATTATCAAACGGTAAAAATGTAATACTTGAAATTGATGTTCAAGGTGGACTTATTGCAAAAAGTAAAAGACCTGATGCAGTTTTAGTTTTTTGTAAAACAGAAAATGAAATAATTTTAGAAAAACGTCTAAGAAATAGAAATACAGATGACGAAGAAATTATTGCAAAAAGGCTTGAAAATGCAAAAAAAGAATTAGAATATGAAAATCAGTACGATTATGTAATTATTAATAAGGATTTAAATGAATCAATAAATAAATTAATAGATATAATAAATGGTGATAATGATGGAAAATAA
- the dnaG gene encoding DNA primase yields MITAEEKNELLSKIDIVDLISEYVDLQKSGSGYKGYSPFKQENTPSFMVSPDKKIFKDFSSNIGGDAITFYMKVNNFTYTQAVSELAKKYNVNIKSITIKNGYDVRYEKLYNLMYDANCIFQKNVENDELAKEYLSHRNYTKEQIEKFGIGYATDDWDKLYTELKGKYDIKELEELGLIKSSNSTIYDVFRKRITFPIYNTRKKIIGFGGRYIGDEKDKPKYINSKESIIFKKGNELFGIFDGGKTITDKKYCFLVEGFFDVLSLHKNGFVETVASLGTSFTDNQAKLLKKFTNNVIIAYDDDAAGFEAKIRTILILNKYGFNIKVLSLDKMAKDPDEFLRKYTVEDFLEKIKNSQDSFDFVFNYYKSDYDIEKLPAKREIIEKLKQFFASISDNIYYNEYAKKLAQKLNLDVKDILNNLKYKKQNITIKTEETKKEDNEIEQSIKSKQTHLELETIRLLFKNKEYLPLYKDFNFTNPYLENIFVKLTDSKFENIKDIDFNGEEEKIYFQIIMTKHNNENIKNNHAVLYREWIKKEVNQAIEMIIQQYGGINLLPLEVYERTIEMKKQLKLVEKSRDIEKLQQIYGTYLKYKERELECLRKEKI; encoded by the coding sequence ATGATTACAGCAGAAGAAAAAAACGAGTTATTATCTAAAATAGATATAGTAGATCTTATAAGTGAATATGTAGATTTGCAAAAATCTGGTTCAGGTTATAAAGGTTATTCGCCTTTTAAACAGGAGAATACTCCTTCGTTTATGGTAAGCCCTGACAAAAAAATATTTAAAGATTTTAGTTCTAATATAGGTGGTGACGCTATCACTTTTTACATGAAAGTGAATAATTTTACTTATACACAAGCTGTATCAGAGCTTGCGAAAAAATACAATGTTAATATAAAAAGTATAACAATTAAAAATGGTTATGATGTTAGATATGAAAAATTATATAATCTAATGTACGATGCTAATTGTATTTTTCAAAAAAACGTAGAAAACGATGAACTTGCCAAAGAATATTTGTCGCATAGAAATTATACAAAAGAACAAATAGAAAAATTTGGTATAGGGTATGCAACAGATGACTGGGACAAGCTGTATACTGAACTTAAAGGTAAATATGATATTAAGGAATTAGAAGAACTTGGACTTATAAAATCAAGTAATTCTACAATATATGATGTTTTTAGAAAAAGAATTACTTTTCCTATATACAATACTAGAAAAAAAATTATTGGTTTTGGTGGAAGATATATAGGCGATGAAAAAGATAAACCTAAATATATAAACTCAAAGGAAAGTATAATATTTAAAAAAGGGAATGAACTTTTTGGTATATTTGACGGCGGTAAAACAATAACAGACAAAAAATATTGTTTTTTAGTTGAAGGCTTTTTCGACGTACTAAGTCTACATAAAAATGGATTTGTTGAAACTGTTGCAAGTCTTGGAACATCATTTACTGATAACCAAGCAAAACTTTTAAAAAAGTTTACAAATAATGTAATAATTGCATATGATGATGATGCAGCAGGTTTTGAAGCGAAGATAAGAACGATTTTAATATTGAATAAATATGGTTTTAATATTAAAGTTTTAAGTCTTGATAAAATGGCAAAAGATCCCGATGAATTTCTAAGAAAATATACAGTTGAGGATTTTCTTGAAAAAATTAAAAATTCACAAGATTCTTTTGATTTTGTTTTTAATTATTATAAATCAGATTATGATATTGAAAAATTACCGGCAAAAAGAGAAATAATTGAAAAATTAAAACAATTTTTTGCTTCAATATCAGATAATATTTATTACAATGAATATGCAAAAAAATTGGCACAAAAATTAAATCTTGATGTTAAAGATATTTTAAATAATTTGAAATATAAAAAGCAAAATATTACAATAAAAACAGAAGAAACAAAAAAAGAAGATAATGAAATAGAACAGTCAATAAAATCAAAGCAAACGCATCTAGAATTAGAAACTATAAGATTACTGTTTAAAAATAAAGAATATTTGCCGTTATATAAGGACTTTAATTTTACAAATCCATATCTTGAAAATATATTTGTTAAACTTACGGATAGTAAATTTGAAAATATAAAAGATATTGATTTTAACGGTGAAGAGGAAAAAATATACTTTCAAATAATAATGACAAAACACAATAATGAAAATATAAAAAATAATCATGCCGTTCTTTACAGAGAGTGGATAAAAAAGGAAGTAAATCAGGCAATAGAAATGATTATACAACAATATGGTGGAATTAATCTTTTACCACTTGAAGTTTATGAAAGAACAATAGAAATGAAAAAACAATTAAAATTAGTTGAAAAAAGTCGTGATATTGAAAAACTACAACAAATATATGGAACATATCTAAAATATAAAGAAAGGGAGCTTGAATGTCTGAGAAAAGAAAAAATCTAA
- the rpoC gene encoding DNA-directed RNA polymerase subunit beta', whose translation MSIRDFDSIQIKLASPEKIREWSYGEITKAETINYRTLKPEPDGLFCEKIFGPAKDYECSCGKYKRLKHKGIKCEKCGVDVTTSKIRRERMGHIELATPIAHIWYSKGTPNKMSLLLGVSTKDLEAVLYHSKYIVIKGNDENPRGSIIQSREYELIKMQNKSEFIAKMGAEGVLTLLQEINLEKLDKELEKELEEVTSVQRRKKIVKRLKIVRDFITSGNRPEWMILTVLPVMPADLRPMVQLDGGRFATSDLNDLYRRVINRNTRLKKLLEMHAPETMIKNEKRMLQEAVDCLIDNGRRGKAILSQNNRELKSLSSMLKGKQGRFRQNLLGKRVDYSGRSVIVVGPSLKMNQCGLPKKMALELYKPFLMRELVKRELASNIKIAKKMVEEENENVWELIEEIIKNHPVLLNRAPTLHRLSIQAFEPTLIEGKAIRLHPLVCSAFNADFDGDQMAVHLVLSPEAQMEAKILMLSTNNLLAPSSGKPIAVPSQDMVMGCYYMTKPRSGEKGEGLRFSNKNQMITAYQNDKVGTHALVDVRIDDEIITTTPGRLIFATMLPKEVRDYNKTYGKKEIGNLISTLYKKFGPQKTSELLDKIKEFGYHYGTLAGVTVSVEDLEIPKTKKVLLEAAEKKVAEIENEYREGKIINEERYRRTVEIWSEVTNKVTNDMMDNLDEFNPVFMMATSGARGSIAQMRQLGGMRGLMADTQGRIIEKPIKANFREGLSVLDFFMSSHGARKGSADTALRTADSGYLTRRLVDISHEVIVNKDDCGCFEEGILVSDLMESGELIEKLSERIYGRHLAKDLIHDGEIIAKYNELVTDELIVKVENLEITEVMVRSPLTCKLEKGVCKKCYGIDLSNHKEILKGEAVGVIAAQSIGEPGTQLTMRTFHTGGVATAASVQSNYKADVNGKIKYTDLVLIEDETGAEVVASQTTKAIIGKHRYEIPSGSKLMFKNGDTVKKGQIIAEFDPYQTPIITTESGKIEFRDIYIKENHDIKYNVTEKLAVKPSENIEINPRAIIYGKNNKKVAEYSIPYGSYLMFNESDKVKSGDIIAKIIKTNEGNKDITGGLPRVQELFEARNPKGKATLADYSGRIIFNDDSKNKKGTRSISIVDPETGNEIKQYTIQGGERLVITNEMLIEKGAKITDGPISPHDILRIKGSVAAQQFILESVQGVYRGQGVSVNDKHIEIIVKQMFQKVRIVSSGSSLFLEDELVDRKVIEKENEVLKSKGKELATYEPIIQGITKAAVNTESFISASSFQETTKVLANAAVEGKVDRLEGLKENVIIGKKIPSGTGFRDYQDINVIIKE comes from the coding sequence ATGAGTATAAGAGATTTTGACAGTATTCAAATAAAGTTAGCATCTCCAGAAAAGATTAGAGAATGGTCTTATGGAGAGATAACTAAAGCTGAAACAATAAATTATAGAACATTAAAACCTGAACCTGATGGACTTTTTTGTGAAAAAATATTTGGACCAGCAAAAGATTATGAATGTTCTTGTGGAAAGTATAAAAGATTAAAACATAAAGGTATAAAATGTGAAAAATGTGGAGTAGATGTTACAACTTCTAAAATTAGAAGAGAACGTATGGGGCATATTGAACTTGCAACGCCTATTGCACATATCTGGTACTCAAAAGGAACCCCAAATAAAATGAGTTTACTTTTGGGAGTTTCAACAAAAGATTTAGAAGCCGTTTTATATCATTCTAAATACATAGTAATTAAAGGTAATGATGAAAATCCAAGAGGAAGTATAATACAAAGTAGAGAATATGAACTTATCAAAATGCAAAATAAATCTGAATTTATTGCAAAAATGGGAGCAGAAGGAGTTCTAACTTTACTTCAAGAAATTAATCTTGAAAAATTAGATAAAGAATTAGAAAAAGAATTGGAAGAAGTTACTTCAGTACAAAGAAGAAAGAAAATAGTAAAAAGACTTAAAATAGTAAGAGACTTTATCACATCAGGAAATAGACCAGAATGGATGATATTAACTGTATTACCTGTAATGCCTGCTGATTTAAGACCTATGGTTCAATTAGATGGTGGTCGTTTTGCAACGTCTGATTTAAATGACTTATATAGAAGGGTTATAAATAGAAATACAAGACTTAAAAAACTTCTTGAAATGCATGCACCTGAAACAATGATCAAAAATGAAAAAAGAATGCTTCAAGAAGCTGTTGATTGCTTAATAGATAATGGTAGAAGAGGTAAAGCAATATTATCTCAAAATAATAGAGAGCTTAAATCATTATCATCAATGTTAAAAGGTAAACAAGGTAGATTTAGGCAAAACTTACTTGGGAAACGTGTTGATTATTCAGGAAGATCGGTTATAGTAGTTGGACCATCTCTTAAAATGAATCAATGTGGATTACCTAAGAAAATGGCACTTGAATTATATAAACCATTTTTAATGAGAGAACTTGTTAAAAGAGAATTAGCTTCAAATATTAAAATAGCTAAGAAAATGGTTGAAGAAGAAAATGAAAATGTGTGGGAATTAATAGAAGAAATTATTAAAAATCATCCGGTTCTTTTAAACAGAGCCCCTACATTGCATAGACTTTCAATACAAGCATTTGAACCTACATTAATAGAAGGTAAAGCGATAAGATTACACCCATTAGTTTGTTCAGCTTTTAATGCTGACTTTGATGGAGACCAAATGGCAGTTCACTTGGTATTATCTCCAGAAGCACAAATGGAAGCAAAAATACTAATGTTATCAACAAATAATTTATTAGCACCTTCAAGCGGAAAACCTATAGCTGTTCCTTCTCAAGATATGGTTATGGGATGCTACTATATGACTAAGCCAAGAAGTGGTGAAAAAGGAGAAGGATTAAGATTTTCTAACAAAAATCAAATGATAACGGCTTATCAAAATGATAAAGTTGGTACACACGCATTAGTTGATGTTAGAATAGATGATGAAATAATAACAACAACACCAGGAAGACTAATATTTGCAACAATGCTTCCAAAAGAAGTAAGAGATTATAACAAAACATATGGTAAAAAAGAGATAGGAAATTTAATAAGTACTTTATATAAAAAATTCGGACCGCAAAAAACATCTGAATTACTTGATAAAATAAAAGAGTTTGGATACCATTACGGTACACTTGCAGGAGTAACAGTAAGTGTTGAAGATCTTGAAATACCTAAAACTAAAAAAGTTTTACTTGAAGCAGCTGAGAAAAAAGTTGCAGAAATAGAAAATGAGTATAGAGAAGGTAAGATAATAAACGAAGAAAGATATAGAAGAACAGTTGAAATCTGGTCTGAAGTAACTAATAAAGTTACAAATGATATGATGGATAATCTTGATGAATTTAACCCAGTATTTATGATGGCAACATCAGGAGCCAGAGGATCAATAGCACAAATGCGTCAATTAGGTGGTATGAGAGGACTTATGGCAGATACTCAAGGTAGAATAATTGAAAAACCAATCAAGGCAAACTTTAGAGAAGGATTAAGCGTACTAGACTTTTTCATGTCATCACACGGAGCAAGAAAAGGATCAGCGGATACAGCTTTAAGAACTGCCGATTCAGGATATTTAACAAGAAGATTGGTTGATATATCACATGAAGTTATAGTTAATAAAGATGACTGTGGGTGCTTTGAAGAAGGAATTTTAGTTTCTGATTTAATGGAATCTGGAGAATTAATAGAAAAACTTTCTGAAAGGATATATGGAAGACATCTTGCAAAAGATTTAATTCATGATGGAGAAATCATTGCAAAATACAATGAATTAGTTACAGATGAATTAATAGTTAAAGTTGAAAATCTTGAAATAACTGAAGTTATGGTAAGATCGCCTTTAACATGTAAATTGGAAAAGGGTGTATGTAAAAAATGTTATGGTATAGATTTATCTAACCATAAGGAAATACTAAAAGGTGAAGCAGTTGGAGTTATAGCAGCACAATCAATTGGGGAACCAGGAACACAACTTACAATGCGTACATTCCATACTGGAGGGGTTGCAACTGCTGCAAGTGTGCAATCAAATTATAAAGCAGATGTAAATGGTAAAATTAAATATACTGATTTAGTATTAATAGAAGATGAAACTGGAGCAGAAGTTGTAGCATCACAAACAACTAAAGCAATAATTGGAAAACATAGATATGAAATACCAAGTGGTTCCAAATTAATGTTTAAAAATGGAGATACAGTTAAGAAAGGTCAAATAATTGCAGAATTTGATCCATATCAAACACCAATTATTACTACTGAGTCAGGTAAAATTGAATTTAGAGATATATATATCAAAGAAAATCATGATATAAAATATAATGTAACTGAAAAATTAGCAGTTAAACCATCTGAAAACATTGAAATAAATCCAAGAGCAATAATATATGGTAAAAACAATAAAAAAGTTGCAGAATATAGTATACCTTATGGATCATATTTAATGTTTAATGAAAGCGATAAAGTTAAATCTGGAGATATAATTGCTAAGATTATAAAAACAAATGAAGGTAATAAGGATATAACAGGAGGACTTCCAAGAGTTCAAGAACTATTTGAAGCAAGAAATCCTAAAGGTAAGGCAACTCTTGCTGATTATTCAGGAAGAATAATATTTAATGATGACTCTAAAAATAAAAAAGGAACTCGTTCAATATCAATAGTTGATCCTGAAACCGGAAATGAAATTAAGCAATATACAATTCAAGGTGGAGAAAGATTAGTAATAACTAATGAGATGTTAATTGAAAAAGGTGCAAAAATAACTGATGGACCTATATCACCACATGATATATTAAGAATTAAAGGTTCAGTTGCGGCACAACAATTTATACTTGAATCTGTACAAGGTGTATATAGAGGACAAGGAGTTTCAGTTAATGACAAACACATTGAAATTATTGTAAAACAAATGTTCCAAAAAGTAAGAATAGTAAGTTCTGGGTCTTCACTATTCCTAGAAGACGAATTAGTTGACAGAAAAGTAATAGAAAAAGAAAATGAAGTTCTTAAATCTAAAGGTAAAGAATTAGCTACATATGAACCAATAATACAAGGTATAACAAAGGCTGCCGTAAATACAGAAAGCTTTATATCTGCATCTTCTTTCCAAGAAACAACGAAAGTATTAGCAAATGCTGCTGTTGAAGGTAAAGTTGACAGACTTGAAGGGTTAAAAGAAAATGTAATTATTGGTAAGAAAATACCTAGTGGTACTGGATTTAGAGATTACCAAGATATAAATGTAATTATAAAAGAATAA
- the rpoD gene encoding RNA polymerase sigma factor RpoD, translated as MSEKRKNLKSNLLMLLKKAREDKTINAKEIKDLLSNKFSKEKISQLISKIKSEGITVVDDTQQVPVEKKVVKPAEIVTIPYEKIDDTEIEKMLSDDIMKIAENMDVDEPIKMYLREIGQIPLLTHEEEIELAQKVLEGDAMAKQKLIESNLRLVVSIAKKHTNRGLKLLDLIQEGNMGLMKAVEKFEYEKGFKFSTYATWWIRQAITRAIADQGRTIRIPVHMIETINKIKKESRIILQETGKEPTPEELSMKLEIPVDKVKSILEMNQDPISLETPVGSEDDSELGDFVEDDKFLNPYDATTRVLLREKLEDILKDTLNEREEQVLRHRFGLDDGSPKTLEEVGKIFEVTRERIRQIEVKAIKKLTFNKNKKSLENYRIH; from the coding sequence ATGTCTGAGAAAAGAAAAAATCTAAAAAGTAATTTATTAATGTTATTAAAAAAAGCTAGAGAAGATAAAACAATCAATGCAAAAGAAATAAAAGATCTACTTTCAAATAAATTTAGTAAAGAAAAAATATCACAATTAATTTCTAAAATAAAAAGTGAAGGAATTACTGTAGTTGATGATACACAACAAGTACCTGTAGAAAAGAAAGTAGTTAAACCAGCCGAAATAGTAACTATACCATATGAAAAAATAGATGATACTGAAATAGAAAAAATGTTAAGCGATGATATAATGAAAATCGCTGAAAATATGGATGTAGATGAACCTATAAAAATGTACCTTCGTGAAATAGGTCAAATTCCTTTATTAACACATGAGGAAGAAATTGAACTAGCGCAAAAAGTTCTTGAAGGTGACGCTATGGCTAAGCAAAAATTAATTGAATCAAATTTAAGATTAGTTGTAAGTATTGCGAAAAAACATACAAATAGAGGTCTAAAATTACTTGATTTGATACAAGAAGGTAACATGGGACTTATGAAAGCAGTTGAAAAGTTTGAATATGAAAAAGGATTTAAATTTTCAACATATGCTACTTGGTGGATTAGACAAGCAATAACAAGAGCTATAGCAGATCAAGGTAGAACAATAAGAATACCGGTTCATATGATAGAAACTATAAACAAAATAAAAAAAGAAAGTAGAATAATACTTCAAGAAACAGGAAAGGAACCTACTCCAGAAGAATTATCAATGAAGCTTGAAATTCCTGTTGATAAAGTTAAAAGTATACTTGAAATGAATCAAGATCCTATATCACTTGAAACTCCTGTTGGAAGTGAAGATGATAGTGAACTTGGTGATTTTGTTGAAGATGATAAATTCTTAAATCCATATGATGCAACTACAAGAGTTTTACTTCGTGAAAAACTTGAAGATATATTAAAAGATACTTTAAATGAAAGAGAGGAACAAGTTTTAAGACATAGATTTGGTCTTGATGACGGTTCTCCAAAAACGCTTGAAGAAGTGGGCAAAATTTTTGAAGTAACAAGAGAAAGAATAAGACAAATAGAAGTTAAAGCAATAAAAAAATTAACATTTAATAAAAATAAAAAGAGTTTAGAAAATTATAGGATTCATTAG
- a CDS encoding Rid family detoxifying hydrolase has protein sequence MENLIPKAVGPYSAYRVIGNTIYISGQLGLEPNTNMLEKTVEEQAKQSLNNLKNILELNGFNMSNVIKTTVLLSDISDFSKVNEIYASFFSEPYPARSAFAVKDLPKNALVEIEAIAIKE, from the coding sequence ATGGAAAACTTAATACCAAAAGCTGTCGGTCCATATAGTGCATATAGAGTAATTGGCAACACTATTTACATTTCAGGTCAACTAGGTTTAGAGCCTAATACAAATATGTTAGAAAAGACAGTTGAAGAACAGGCAAAACAATCATTAAATAATTTAAAGAATATATTGGAATTAAATGGTTTTAATATGAGTAATGTGATTAAAACTACCGTATTACTTAGTGATATTTCAGATTTCTCAAAAGTAAATGAAATATATGCAAGCTTTTTTAGTGAACCATATCCTGCAAGATCAGCATTTGCAGTAAAAGATTTACCTAAAAATGCTTTAGTTGAAATTGAAGCTATTGCAATAAAAGAATAA
- the rpoZ gene encoding DNA-directed RNA polymerase subunit omega — translation MENKKINIDDLIKKIPNKYELAIACGKAAREKFVAGTPKHKVMDIVFQEIIDDEITIEEV, via the coding sequence ATGGAAAATAAAAAAATAAACATTGATGATTTAATAAAAAAAATTCCAAATAAATATGAGTTGGCTATTGCATGTGGAAAAGCTGCAAGAGAAAAATTTGTAGCTGGAACTCCAAAACATAAAGTAATGGATATAGTTTTTCAAGAAATTATTGATGATGAAATAACAATTGAAGAAGTTTAA
- a CDS encoding ABC transporter substrate-binding protein/permease: MKKLIVVLITTISIIINAEGTLRVGMEVGYAPFNWYQKDDKHNAVKIPSGYANGYDVQIAKLIAEKLGKKLVIVPSDWDSLLGPALNSSKIDLVIAGMSPTLERRKSIDFTKSYYESDIVVVVKKDSKYNMAKRLNDFRHARITGQLNTLHYGLIKQLKGAKKQVAMENFPAMIVALNSNKIDGYIAENPSALSASFSDPNITFIKFKDNGFEYDKNEVNVAIGVKKGNIKLLNEVNRALSEIPKEVREKLMEDAIKNQPLSSSKENIQNNGPNGFFSWVKYILINYGNRYLLGTLTTVYLAIIGTSAGFIIGLIVALVNTVSTEDSRRKVHNIIYKILKKLNWIYISVFRGTPMIVQAMIFYYGLGQVFDINLSPIVAAMIIISINTGAYLSEIIRGGIESVDKGQYDAAQSLGFTHRQSMIYIILPQAIRNILPSVGNEFIINIKDSAVLFAIGVTELYTVSKQIAGTNFRYYEVFIITCVIYFVLTTVLSKILKYIEVKMDGSNTYEIVE; the protein is encoded by the coding sequence ATGAAAAAACTTATTGTTGTACTTATTACTACAATATCTATTATTATAAACGCAGAAGGTACATTAAGAGTTGGAATGGAAGTTGGTTATGCTCCATTTAACTGGTATCAAAAGGATGATAAACACAATGCTGTTAAAATACCGTCAGGATATGCAAATGGATATGATGTTCAAATTGCAAAATTAATTGCTGAAAAATTAGGTAAAAAATTGGTAATAGTTCCAAGTGATTGGGATTCTTTACTTGGACCAGCATTAAATTCTTCAAAAATTGATTTGGTTATTGCAGGAATGTCACCAACACTTGAGAGAAGAAAAAGTATAGATTTTACAAAATCATATTATGAATCAGATATAGTAGTTGTTGTAAAAAAAGATAGTAAATATAATATGGCTAAAAGACTAAATGATTTTAGACATGCCAGAATAACAGGTCAATTAAATACACTTCATTATGGACTTATAAAACAATTAAAAGGAGCTAAAAAGCAAGTTGCAATGGAAAATTTTCCGGCTATGATAGTTGCTCTTAATTCAAATAAAATTGATGGTTATATAGCTGAGAACCCAAGTGCATTGTCAGCAAGTTTTTCAGATCCTAATATTACATTTATTAAATTTAAGGATAATGGGTTTGAATATGATAAAAATGAAGTAAATGTTGCAATAGGTGTAAAAAAAGGTAATATAAAATTACTTAATGAAGTAAATAGAGCACTTTCTGAAATACCTAAAGAAGTTCGTGAAAAATTAATGGAAGATGCAATAAAAAACCAACCTTTATCATCATCAAAAGAAAATATTCAAAATAATGGACCAAATGGATTTTTTTCTTGGGTAAAATATATATTGATTAATTATGGCAATAGATACTTACTTGGGACTTTAACTACGGTTTATCTTGCAATAATAGGTACTAGTGCTGGGTTTATAATAGGTTTAATAGTTGCCCTTGTTAATACAGTATCAACTGAAGATAGCAGAAGAAAAGTTCATAATATAATATATAAAATACTTAAAAAATTAAATTGGATATATATTTCTGTGTTTAGAGGAACACCTATGATAGTTCAAGCCATGATATTTTATTATGGTTTAGGACAAGTATTTGACATTAATTTATCTCCTATAGTTGCTGCAATGATAATAATATCAATAAATACAGGTGCATATCTTTCTGAAATAATAAGAGGTGGAATTGAATCTGTTGATAAAGGTCAATATGATGCTGCACAATCATTAGGATTTACACATAGACAATCAATGATATATATAATTTTACCACAAGCTATTAGAAATATTTTACCTTCAGTAGGTAATGAGTTTATTATAAATATAAAAGACTCAGCTGTGTTATTTGCAATAGGAGTAACAGAGCTTTATACAGTTTCAAAACAAATAGCAGGAACTAATTTTAGATATTATGAAGTCTTTATTATTACTTGTGTAATATATTTTGTACTTACTACAGTTTTAAGTAAAATACTTAAATATATTGAAGTAAAAATGGACGGAAGCAATACATATGAAATAGTGGAATAG